One genomic segment of Rhizobium sp. 11515TR includes these proteins:
- a CDS encoding isopenicillin N synthase family dioxygenase: MTSYTAPTGSDISLPTLDLSRLYASPAEHQAFIAELRTVLYDHGFFYLTGHGVDPKLIADVVATAKRFFALPMEEKLKIEMVKSPHFRGYNRAGQERTRGEQDWREQLDINTESTPLEIGPDTPAWRRLQGPNQWPEALPELKPLLLAYQAEVTRIGIDILKAIAAALGQQENVFADIYEPQASQLLKIIRYPGRDVAETDQGVGAHKDGGFVTVLLQDTTPGLRVRTEDGVWIDAPPVPGTFVINTGELLELATNGFVRADVHDVIAPPAGVERFSVAFFLGSRPDATIPVIELPEDLKRSERGISVDPLNPIFREVGQNQLKSRLRSHPDVARAHYADLLASEQLK; encoded by the coding sequence CTCTATGCTTCGCCCGCAGAACATCAGGCCTTTATCGCCGAGCTCCGCACGGTGCTTTACGATCACGGCTTCTTCTATCTGACGGGGCACGGCGTCGATCCCAAGCTGATTGCTGACGTGGTGGCCACGGCTAAGCGTTTCTTCGCGCTGCCCATGGAAGAAAAGCTCAAGATCGAGATGGTCAAGTCACCGCATTTCCGCGGCTACAATCGCGCCGGCCAAGAGCGCACCCGTGGCGAACAGGATTGGCGCGAGCAGCTCGACATCAACACCGAAAGCACACCCTTGGAGATCGGCCCGGATACGCCGGCCTGGCGGCGCCTCCAGGGACCGAACCAGTGGCCGGAGGCATTGCCGGAACTCAAGCCTCTGCTGCTTGCCTATCAGGCCGAGGTGACGCGCATCGGCATCGACATTCTGAAGGCGATCGCCGCAGCTCTCGGCCAGCAGGAAAACGTCTTCGCCGATATTTATGAGCCGCAGGCCTCGCAGCTTCTGAAGATCATCCGCTATCCCGGCCGCGACGTCGCCGAGACGGACCAGGGCGTCGGCGCCCACAAGGATGGCGGCTTCGTCACCGTGCTGCTCCAGGACACCACGCCCGGCTTGCGCGTGCGCACGGAAGACGGCGTCTGGATCGACGCGCCGCCCGTGCCGGGCACCTTCGTCATCAATACCGGCGAGTTGCTCGAGCTTGCGACGAACGGCTTCGTCCGCGCCGACGTACATGACGTCATCGCACCGCCTGCCGGCGTCGAACGTTTCTCCGTCGCCTTCTTCCTCGGTTCCCGACCGGATGCGACGATCCCCGTCATCGAACTGCCGGAAGATCTGAAACGATCGGAGCGCGGCATCTCGGTCGACCCCCTGAATCCGATCTTCCGCGAAGTCGGCCAAAACCAGCTGAAGAGCCGGCTGCGCTCCCACCCGGATGTCGCTCGCGCCCACTATGCCGATCTCCTGGCATCGGAGCAGCTTAAGTAA